From Pelmatolapia mariae isolate MD_Pm_ZW linkage group LG1, Pm_UMD_F_2, whole genome shotgun sequence, one genomic window encodes:
- the pde8a gene encoding high affinity cAMP-specific and IBMX-insensitive 3',5'-cyclic phosphodiesterase 8A: MGCASSIHISDRVVYHSGKESEDSHSPQQTNTTQHQGNPASGLPLKLPSCKTTLTEVQFGPMKLFKDPLQVLLVFAKEDSQSNGFCWACEKANFRCSMARTPESALECFLEKHHDLVIIDHRHSRHFDAEALCRSIRAVNSSENTVIVAVVKRPDREEASVMPLINAGFNRRYVENANMMACYNELLQLEHGEVRAQFKLRAGNAIFTALEQSQEAIEITSEDQVIQYVNPAYESIMGYQQGELIGKEIIEVPKSEKNKPDLLETINSCIRKGKEWQGIYYAKKKNGDSIQQNVKITPVIGQGGKIRHYVSINRPLNDNNKTDKSSERVQAESQTDIQSSKHKDRRKGSLDVRSTTSRGSDGSSQRRHSSMARIHSMTIEAPITKVINIINAAQESSPMPVAEALDRVLEILRTTELYSPQLGTKDEDPHTNDLVGGLMTDGLRRLSGNEYIFSTKQPHHLPSHLTTPLSLNDIPPRIAQTMENEDSWDFDIFNLEAATLKRPLTYLGLKIFSRFGVCEFLNCPEATLRSWLQVIEANYHSSNSYHNSTHAADVLHATAYFLCKERVKQSLDPIDEVAALIAATVHDVDHPGRTNSFLCNAGSELAILYNDTAVLESHHAALAFQITTRDDKCNIFKNIERNEYRTLRQAIIDMVLATEMTKHFEHVNKFVNSINKPLAALEENGGNNDEESVKSILTSPENRILVKRMLIKCADISNPCRPQELCIEWAGRISEEYFAQTDEEKRQGLPVVMPVFDRNTCSIPKSQISFIDYFITDMFDAWDAFADLPNLMQHLDNNFKYWKGLDERKLHSLRPPPE, encoded by the exons ACCACATTAACAGAGGTGCAATTCGGACCAATGAAGTTATTTAAAGACCCACTTCAG GTACTTTTAGTTTTTGCCAAAGAGGATAGTCAGAGTAATGGCTTCTGCTGGGCATGCGAGAAGGCCAACTTCAGGTGCAGCATGGCGCGAACACCGGAGTCGGCTCTTGAATGCTTCTTGGAGAAGCATCATGACCTCGTCATCATTGACCACAGACATTCCAGACACTTTGACGCTGAAGCACTATGCCG GTCAATTAGAGCAGTCAACTCTTCAGAAAACACTGTGATAGTCGCCGTTGTGAAAAG GCCAGACAGAGAGGAAGCCTCTGTGATGCCACTGATCAATGCTGGCTTTAATAGG AGATATGTGGAAAATGCCAATATGATGGCCTGCTACAATGAGCTGCTACAGTTGGAGCATGGAGAGGTGCGGGCACAGTTCAAATTGAG GGCTGGCAATGCTATTTTCACAGCTCTAGAACAAAGCCAAGAGGCCATAGAGATCACTTCTGAAGATCAAGTTATTCAG TATGTGAATCCTGCCTACGAGTCCATTATGGGCTACCAACAAGGCGAGCTAATAGGGAAGGAAATAATAGAAGTGCCTAAAAGTGAGAAGAATAAGCCTGATCTCCTTGAAACGATAAACTCCTGCATACGCAAAGGAAAG GAATGGCAGGGGATTTACTATGCCAAAAAGAAGAATGGAGACAGCATTCAGCAAAATGTGAAGATCACACCTGTAATTGGGCAGGGAGG AAAAATCAGACACTATGTGTCTATCAACAGGCctttaaatgataataataag ACTGATAAATCCAGTGAACGTGTGCAGGCAGAGTCTCAGACAG ACATACAATCCAGTAAGCACAAAGACCGGAGGAAAGGCTCTCTGGATGTAAGATCCACAACATCTCGAGGGAGCGATG GGAGCTCACAGCGAAGGCACTCGTCAATGGCTCGTATCCACTCCATGACTATAGAGGCTCCCATCACTAAG GTAATCAACATCATTAATGCAGCACAGGAAAGCAGTCCTATGCCTGTTGCTGAGGCCTTGGATCGGGTACTGGAGATCCTAAGGACCACTGAGCTCTACTCTCCACAGCTGGGAACCAAGGATGAAGATCCCCACACAAATGACCTTGTAGGCGGGCTGATGACG GATGGTTTACGCAGGTTGTCAGGAAATGAATACATCTTTTCCACCAAAC AGCCCCACCATCTCCCCAGTCACCTGACAACTCCTCTGTCGTTAAACGACATCCCCCCTCGAATCGCCCAGACCATGGAGAATGAGGACTCTTGGGACTTTGACATTTTCAACTTGGAGGCGGCGACCCTGAAACG GCCTCTGACCTACTTGGGCCTGAAGATCTTCTCCCGCTTTGGAGTCTGTGAGTTCCTAAACTGCCCTGAAGCCACTTTGCGCTCCTGGCTACAAGTCATTGAAGCGAACTACCACTCGAGTAACTCCTACCACAACTCTACCCATGCAGCTGATGTCCTGCATGCAACGGCCTATTTTCTCTGCAAGGAGAGGGTCAAG CAAAGTCTGGATCCCATTGATGAGGTGGCCGCCCTGATTGCTGCTACCGTGCACGATGTGGACCACCCAGGCCGTACCAACAGCTTCCTTTGCAATGCAGGAAGCGAGCTGGCCATCCTCTATAATGACACAGCTGTACTAGAGAGTCACCATGCCGCACTGGCCTTCCAGATCACCACGAGAGATGATAAGTGCAACATCTTCAAAAACATAGAAAG GAATGAATATCGAACATTACGACAGGCCATCATTGACATGGTGCTCGCAACTGAGATGACCAAACACTTTGAGCATGTCAACAAGTTTGTCAACAGCATCAACAAACCACTGGCTGCTCTGGAGGAGAATGGG GGAAACAACGATGAGGAATCTGTCAAAAGCATCTTGACATCCCCCGAGAATCGCATCCTTGTCAAGCGGATGCTGATTAAATGTGCAGACATATCCAATCCATGTAGGCCTCAGGAGCTCTGTATAGAATGGGCTGGACGAATCTCAGAGGAGTATTTTGCACAG ACTGACGAGGAGAAGAGACAAGGTCTACCGGTGGTCATGCCTGTGTTTGACAGAAACACTTGTAGCATCCCAAAGTCCCAGATTTCCTTCATAGACTACTTCATTACAGACATGTTTGATGCATGGGACG CTTTTGCAGACCTCCCCAATCTTATGCAGCACTTGGACAACAACTTCAAGTATTGGAAAGGCCTGGATGAGAGGAAGCTGCACAGCCTGCGACCACCTCCCGAGTag
- the LOC134627042 gene encoding KH homology domain-containing protein 4-like produces MSSGMTGQTPCLTSRWDKPAQPKQSVDIQQQKSSENAAHPISLSGVVAGPNSTVSQAPETGGKSPQGGVEMAAAMAAKINAMLMAKGKLLTPPPLLAKTPPSVPVPAVTEEMVVTEVDINDVPLNCRDLLTKGKTQEEIRQFSGAIVSTKGHYMTEAEKGIARGQRPLYLHVQAKTQEQVNKAVIRIKEIISEDVMRTSAASGGQQVPVIPPLTLYPQPPRPVVPPTVPRMPNTTSVPAQGHRPAAPHLGSFVHTKIFVGLDQALPSFNVKEKVEGPAGSYLSHIQAETGARVFLRGKGSGYIEQASKRESFEPLYVYISHPNAAGLESAKKLTESLLETVRAEHAHMVSIYTATGSTQSYAVHGFPPNSNYSSQGSWYNYPANGYAGGYSAYPGATGYWSKANGPPSHSNLSTNPPSSQAMVQYPVCPRKPHPYLVQDPSSSETVEPEGSLNTPPDSGSPKHQFQEGAKDEKPYTISPEGPAHQESTLPAPSVGEEKEAERFLMPPPPPPSVAPAAVARKRPRDAVTDDPASLPSSTASLGVQDEVCGKKAKVFSDTSGLVPYGGDSSDEEEERSRSSKTDNS; encoded by the exons ATGTCTTCAGGAATGACGGGGCAAACACC GTGCCTAACCAGTCGTTGGGATAAGCCAGCCCAGCCTAAACAGAGTGTAGacatacagcagcagaagagcagTGAAAATGCAGCCCACCCTATCTCATTGTCAGGAGTCGTTGCTGGACCGAACAGCACAGTTTCCCAGGCACCAGAAACGGGAGGAAAATCTCCTCAGGGAGGAGTTGAAATGGCTGCAGCAATGGCTGCTAAAATAAATGCTATGTTGATGGCAAAAGGAAAGCTGTTGACTCCTCCACCATTACTTGCAAAG actCCTCCAAGTGTGCCTGTGCCAGCTGTTACAGAAGAGATGGTGGTCACTGAAGTCGACATAAATGATGTACCACTCAACTGCAGGGACCTTCTTACTAAAGGCAAAACACAGGAGGAG ATTCGACAGTTTAGTGGAGCCATCGTTTCAACAAAGGGTCATTACATGACAGAAGCTGAAAAGGGAATAGCAAGAGG ACAAAGACCTTTGTATTTGCACGTTCAGGCAAAGACCCAAGAACAAGTCAACA AGGCTGTAATCAGGATAAAGGAGATCATCTCTGAGGATGTGATGAGGACCTCAGCAGCCTCGGGGGGACAGCAGGTGCCTGTAATTCCACCGCTCACTCTCTACCCTCAGCCGCCTCGACCTGTCGTTCCTCCTACTGTGCCACGGATGCCCAATACCACTTCAGTGCCAGCCCAGGGTCATCGACCAGCAGCTCCTCATTTAGGG AGTTTTGTGCACACAAAGATTTTTGTGGGTCTGGACCAAGCGTTGCCTTCATTCAACGTGAAAGAAAAGGTTGAGGGTCCAGCAGGTTCGTACCTGAGTCACATCCAGGCAGAGACGGGAGCTCGAGTCTTCCTCAGAGGAAAAGGTTCTGGCTACATAGAACAAGCATCGAAACGAGAGTCCTTTGAACCTCTTTATGTCTACATCAG CCACCCAAATGCAGCTGGATTGGAATCAGCAAAGAAACTCACAGAGAGTCTCCTGGAAACT gTGAGAGCTGAGCATGCACATATGGTGTCGATATACACAGCCACGGGCTCGACACAGT CATACGCAGTACATGGATTTCCACCTAATAGCAATTACTCTAGCCAGGGGTCCTGGTATAACTACCCAGCAAATGGGTATGCTGGCGGCTATTCAGCGTATCCAGGAGCCACTGGTTATTGGAGTAAGGCAAATGGTCCCCCAAGTCATTCTAACTTGTCGACAAACCCTCCATCTTCTCAGGCAATGGTTCAGTATCCGGTGTGTCCTAGGAAACCGCATCCCTATCTTGTTCAG GATCCAAGCAGCAGTGAGACAGTGGAGCCTGAAGGATCTTTAAATACCCCCCCTGACTCAGGAAGTCCCAAGCATCAATTCCAGGAGGGGGCTAAGGATGAAAAG CCCTACACCATCTCTCCAGAGGGTCCAGCTCATCAGGAGTCCACCCTTCCTGCGCCCAGTGTTGGCGAggagaaagaagcagaaag GTTTCTGATGCCTCCCCCGCCACCTCCCTCCGTGGCTCCCGCCGCTGTTGCACGCAAAAGGCCGAGAGATGCCGTGACGGATGATCCAGCGAGTCTGCCCAGCAGCACCGCTTCATTGG GTGTTCAAGACGAGGTGTGCGGGAAGAAGGCTAAAGTGTTCAGTGATACATCAGGGTTAGTGCCCTACGGAGGGGATTCCTccgatgaagaggaggagaggagccgCAGCAGTAAGACAGATAACTCATAA